Below is a genomic region from Salmo trutta chromosome 19, fSalTru1.1, whole genome shotgun sequence.
cctccgagagagagaaagaaagaaagagaaagagagaattagagagagcatatttaaattcacgcaggacaccggaaaagacaagagaaatactccagatgtgacagactgaccctagccccccgacacataaactactgcagcataaatactggaggctgagacgggaggggtcaggagacactgtggcctgtTATGTCAGAGCTGTTTATTactgtcagtgtgaaaagtagggaattatctatggaaactgacagatcaataatgtTACATTGCCATTCTGACTAATAAAACTTTCATTGCACTGAAGAAATGTCAGAATATCAATCGTTTGGTTGATGTTTTCAacatttgattcaggtctagtgtcATTGAGGCAAAAAAATAATAGCGAATAAACTTTTGGCCAgctctgtaacggttgtcgtaatgtaaagaccaaggcgcagcgggttgcgtgttcatcattatatttatttaattagtgaacacggaaaaaccaagaaaacaaaagaacgacagacgacagttttacaggctatacgcagtagtgcaaaatacaactacccacaactaaacaggtgaaaacaagcactTTACATATGAcacccaatcaggaacaacgatgaacagctgttcctgatcgagagccaaccagaccacaaagaaatatacaaactagaaacctagaacacaaaaacccagaacatacaccaaaaccccggaacacataaatacaacacccctctacatacacataaccccccgaacgggacaaaacaaaggctacaaaaaatgtccatacaaacaacagctgttagatagCGATATGACGTGGCTATTATTGCTATCTGACAGATATctagaggctagagctgacctggctgtggtagctaccaGCTAGCGTTGcttattcattcacctcagtcgagagggtatgaaacattagctaacgttacaagtCACTTAcaatactagctcagcactgtGAATAAAAACACTACTTTTGTTTTTTTCTGTTATGTTAAACAGCAGTTACCATGtcagctacatcagtcaactaaagagtagccagtttctgctctgcttgcttttacaactcggTGAAATAGtgcaacacatacacactgaactatgctcaactctcccgtgctggtccagccagccttccagaagctttgccttcacacagcctgtcagcCCGCTCTGTGATGTCCTTGGTCCTAAATCCAGCCAATGGActtctccaaacagcctacccgaacGCTCGGAGGTGTCCGCATAGTCCGAAAGCAGATCCTTTTTTGTATCACATTGCAATGTTAAAACAGGGGGGAGACAAAAATGCAATGTCAGAATGTGGGGGGACATGAATGTGGGGggaatgtttgtctatggagattgcatgtctgtgtgctcgattttatacagtaccagtcaaaagtttggacacacctactcattcaagggttttatttatttctactattttctacattgtagaataatactgaagacctccaactatgaaataacacatatggaatcatgtagtgaccaaaaaaatattaaacaaatcaaaatgtatattctgtttgagattctttaaagtagccaccctttgccttgatgacagctttgcacactcttggcattctctgaaccagcttcattaggtagtcacctggaatgcatttcaattaacaggtgtgccttgttaaaagttaatttgtgaaatgtattttcactacagacagaggaagggagagagagagagacacagctgcaTGTTTTTTACGAAAAGATAGAtttggagttagataaacttggacTTTTTGgcagggacatatacaggatgctaccctccacagcataaccttcactccagatcaaaactccaaacctacaacctaattTTAGACAAAATTACGTGGAAGGATTACTACTACAAAGGATTCCTTTTGTCCAAGCTATACAGAGGGTGCTCTGGCATGTAAACAGCATagacctgaggacaccatccaacctggaattGAGAACGGccagatacaacttcaattagcacggAGGTGTGAAGTGAGCGGTCTCGAAGCCTTTGAGCCCAACAAATGTCAGGAGTCTCACAGGCTACCCCACCCAAATCCAGAGGCCTTGAAGCCCTCTCCCACAGTTCAGAGACCGTCCACTGGccttttctacaagaaatctgcctccaggAGTAATtttcccaagtgggtgtgacgcCTACGtccgttgcctgctgcactgctgcttggattccacctggtgatctgttcaccgtctgccctggcttgtctcccctgtctggtacaagtacccccaccacactcccccctctctgttcactgtctgccctggtctgtctccccctgtctggtacaggtacccccaccacactccgcTTTCGCTCACCTCCAGCACACAgacactgttggggcgagtgactctgaacttacaatggctagccccaagtcgttattTTTTATCTTGTGCTTTATACCATTTGCCTCAGGACTCCTgaatgctttgttgactatgaacgtTGTTGTTTACCTAACCAtgggacagactgtttgttcccacactcgggactctgactctgtattggttacacagacttttgacctcccatcctattctaaccacctctcgtcttcatgttacctgatgaaattgctgtacaaatTGATCTTGTTGCCTTCTAATGCACATTaaaatgtcataaatcagcactgtagagctctccctgtcctctgccgtgccttgattgtattactgttgatgatatttggaaatgtgcatgtacaccctggcccatctactgttgctagccccaattctgactggTGCTCTGATATCACTGATTTCTgttctcgtaaaagcctgggttttctgcacgttaacactagaaacttattacctaaaatggatcaattgaaagtgtgggttcacagcgccaatccagatgtgttggtcattactgagacatggttaaggaagagtgttttgaatactgatgttaacctttctagttataacctttttcagcaagacagatcttccaaaggtgggggagtggcaatctttaccaaggatcaccttcagtgctcggttgtctccaccaagtctgtccccaaacaatttgatttgctggttttaaacattaaactttcaaatagttctttgttgactgttgctgggtgttattgTCCTCCATCAGCCccagcctgtaccctacctgccctaagctctctctctcccagaaaaggctactctcctcgatgttatcctcaccaataatcctgataggtatcagtctggtgttttctgtaatgaccttagtgatcactgttttacagcctgtgttcataatggctgctcagtggaACGACCTGTCTTGATTTGTCATAGAAGCTTGctaaaaactttaatgagcaaggcTTCCTTCATGAACtagcctctgtaaattggtatagaatcagcttgatcccctctgtcgaagacgcttggaccttcgtttttgatattttcagtggtattgtgaacaaacacacccccatgaagaaaatgagaattaaaaaccggttcagcccctggttcgaccgtgaccttgcagagttactccacctcaagaattgcatttggcgaaaggctcggcacacgcatactcaggctgactggctctcgttcaggcaaatgagaaatgagtggactcaggctatccggaaggccaaagttagttactttaaggagcagttctctctctgtgggtcaaACCCCatgaagttctggaaaacagttaaagacctggagaataaaccctcctcctcacagctgcccatgtcccttaatgttgatgatgtggttgttattgacaagaagcacatggctgagctctttaatcaccacttcattaagtcaggattcatatttgactcagccatgcctccttgcccgtccaacatttcctcatctcccaccccttctaatgtgactaggCCGTTGCTCCTCCcttttttccccctgccccgctacaaagtttctccctgcaggcggtcactgaagtccacatacttttggccatataGTGTTTATTTCTTCCACCTCCCTAAtatctgtccattcctctcctctttcacagTTCTCTCACTACTTTGTCTCCACCTACTCCTCCTCCTTTAACCGTGAAGAGAAGAGACCCATCTCCAGCTGTGAATAATACTACTGCATATTACTGAGTATTACAGAATATTACTGAGTACTACTTGGTACTACTAAGTACTACTAAATAATACTGAATAAAACTGAATAATACTGAGTACTACTGAGTACTACTGAGTACTACTGAATAATACTGAGTATTACTGAGTATCACTGAATATTGCTGATGCTAATAGTATTTTGTCATAATATTACTGATGCTAATAGTATTTTGTCATAATATTGCTGATGCTAATAGTATTTTGTCATAATATTACTGATGCTAATAGTATTTTGTCATAATATTACTGATGCTAATAGTATTTTGTCATAATGTTACtgaaaatgtatgtgtgtgttccagtgaGGAAGGAGTCCAAGAGTTTCCCGGGCCACCAGCTGGagttggaccccccccccccccccccccaacaactcCTGCTACCGGAGGGACTACACCAACACCAGtcacacaccccaccccacccagtcTGGGACTGTGAAGCTGCAGGATGCCAGGGTACAGCAGGACAACACAGCAGGCAGAGCAGCATCCTTCTGACCCCTCAATAAATACTGATAAGAGTGGTTCACGTAGTAGTGTATCAGTGAATGGGGactacaatgtgtgtgt
It encodes:
- the cfap68 gene encoding cilia- and flagella-associated protein 68 isoform X1; the encoded protein is MSIEGWRRMSFPWTFSSPPFHYMLRASGQSEVWSDAQPEDKFHQYGWRCGTSEDGYGTGTLIGNWVEKQKDVTQYRKARPLPSQFSHYFVSTYSSSFNREEKRPISSLRKESKSFPGHQLELDPPPPPPQQLLLPEGLHQHQSHTPPHPVWDCEAAGCQGTAGQHSRQSSILLTPQ
- the cfap68 gene encoding cilia- and flagella-associated protein 68 isoform X2; its protein translation is MSIEGWRMSFPWTFSSPPFHYMLRASGQSEVWSDAQPEDKFHQYGWRCGTSEDGYGTGTLIGNWVEKQKDVTQYRKARPLPSQFSHYFVSTYSSSFNREEKRPISSLRKESKSFPGHQLELDPPPPPPQQLLLPEGLHQHQSHTPPHPVWDCEAAGCQGTAGQHSRQSSILLTPQ